The sequence TGTTCTTAGATAAAGATAATAATGGAAATGAAATTAAAGATACAGAAGTTTCCAATTATGTTCAAAAATTTGATAAAGTAGTTATAAAAGATGAAAATTTATGCTTAGAAAAAAACAATATTAAATTAAACTGTAATATTATTTTATGTAATACATAAATTTAATCTAAAAATCATTAAAAAGATATAAATTTTAAGTCTGTTAACAAGACTTAAATTATATTAAAATTTTTAAATAAAAAAATAAAGAGACAAAAGTATGAGAATTATATTTTTAGGAACTGGTGGAGGAAGATTTGCTACAATCAGTCAAAAGAGAATGACTGGAGGATTTAGAATAGATAATATAAACGGATTTAACCTCCACGTAGATCCGGGACCAGGGGGACTAATTAGAACATTACAATATGGCTTGAATCCAACAAAACTTAATGGTATTTTTGTCTCACATTGTCATACAGACCATTATAATGATGCAGAAATATTAATTGAAGCTATGACCAAAGGAATGACAAAAAATAAGGGTTGTATCATAGGTAGTAAAAGTGTAATGGAAGGACATGAGAAATGGGGTCCTTGTATATCAAATTACCATAAGAGTCATTCTAAAAATTATACAATAGAACCTGGAAAAGAGATAGACTTTGGAAAATTCAAAATGAAAGGTACAAAGACTATACATGGAGATCCATATGGTACTGGTTTTCAATTAAAAACTAAAAACATTTGTATTTCATATACAAGTGATACAAGATATTATGATGAATTAGCAGATTATCATAAAGGAGCAGATATATTAATTGGAAGTATTCTTCGTCCAGGTGATAATGGATTAAAAGGCCATATGTGTAGTGATGACTTTATAAATCTTATAAATGAAGTAAAACCAAAATTAGCAATAATGACTCATTTCGGATTTAAAATGTTAAAACATAATCCAAAAGATGAAGCTAAAAGAATTAAACACAAAACTGGAGTAAAAACTATTGCTGCAAGTGATGGTCTTTCAATAGACATTGATTTTAAAAATGTAAATAAATCTTATTTATCTAAATCAAAAATAAGAGCAGTTCCAGGAAAACATTATAAAAATATTTTTAATTATTAAATTAATTAAAAGTATTTAATTTATTTTAAAATATTTAAAAACTAATTTTTACATACTAAAACTTAAAAATACTTATTTTAAAAAAAATACAAAAAACCACTTATTTTAAAAAAAATACAAAATAATAAAAAAACAAAAAAACCACTTATTTTAAAAAAAATACAAAATAATAAAAAAAATTAGAATAAGTTAATAAATAAAAAATAGACATAATAATATAAAATAATTAAAAAGGCCAAAGTTGTATTGTAATAACACTAAGGTGATAAATTATGTATTAATCCAATATTAACTACCAACTTTGGCCACGAATTAAAAGAAGATTAAGCATTATCTTCTTTACCTTTTTTTGCCCTGTAATCATCAATAGCTGCACGTAAAGCATCACTAGCAAGGTTTGAACAGTGCATTTTGATTTTTGGTAATCCATCTAAATCATCTGCAACATCTTTCCTTGTGATTTTATATGCTTCATCTACAGTTTTTCCAATTGCAATTTCAGTAATCATACTACTAGTTGCAATAGCTGCACCACATCCAAATGTTTTAAATTTAATATCAGTAATTACATCATTATCATCAACATCAATGTAAAATGTCATTAAATCCCCACAAGTTGGGTTTCCTACAGTAGCTTCACCACTAGGATTTTCAATTACACCAGTATTTCTTGGGTGTGCAAAATGATCCATAACTTTATCAGTATATTCTTCCATATTTTCACCTTCAATAATAATAGTACTTATAATCTTAAATTAATAATTAATTTAAAAGAATAAACCTATTTAATAATTCATAGATTAAAACTTTTTAAATTAATTTAAATAATTAATAATTTTATTTAAACAATACAATTTTTTTATATTATATAAATTATTTACTTTAATGTATATAATCAATGAGCTTATATTATGTATTTATTAAACAATTAAAATTTAATATACATCATCAGCATCAATTTCAATATATTTTGAGTTTTCATAGTCCCATAATGGAGACATTTTTCTTAAACCATCAACTACTTCTTCAATAGAATCTACAACATAATCCGTATCTTCATATTTATTTTCAAGACCTAAAGATAATCTTAGAGAACCATGAGCCAATGCTGGTTCTAATCCAATTGCGGTTAATACATGAGAAGGTTCTAATTTTCTTGAAGAACAAGCAGAACCAGTTGCAGATTGAATTCCTTTAGCATCAAGTCTTAATAATAATGATTCACCTTCAATACCAGAGAATCTTAAATGTACATTATTAGGTAATCTATGTTCTAAACTACCATTAACATATGCTTCAGGTACTTCTTCAGTTACTCTTTTAATTATTTTATCTCTAATTTTAGTTAAATGAGCATTATTTTTCTCCATATCACGTTTTGCAATTTCACATGCTTTACCAAATCCAACAATACCTGGAACATTTTCAGTACCTGAACGAAGACCTTTTTCTTGACCTCCACCATGAATAAGTTTTTCTAATCTTACTCCTTTTTTAATATATATTGCACCTACTCCTTTAGGCCCATATAATTTATGTGAACTAATTGATAATAAATCAACATTTTGATCTTTTACATCAATAGGTACTTTTCCTGCACTTTGAACTGCATCAGTATGGAATAAAACATTATGTTTATGTGCAATTTCACCGATTTCTTTAATTGGTTCAACAGTACCTATTTCATTATTAGCATGCATTACACTAATTAAGATAGTTTCTTTTTTAATTGCTTTTTCTAAAGCATCTAAATCTACAATACCATCAGAATCTACTGGTAAATATGTAACTTCAAAACCATATTTTTCTAAGAAACGACATGTTTCTAATATAGCAGGATGTTCAATTGCAGTAGTAATTATATGATTTTTAGCATTATCTTCAGTAGCTTTAGAATGTTGTTTTAAAGCAATTCCTTTTAATGCCATATTATCTGATTCAGTACCTCCACTTGTGAATGTAATTTCATCAACGTCAGCATTAATTAAATCTGCTACTTGTTCACGTGCATGATGTACTGCTCTTTGAGATATTCTACCTAAGTCATATAAAGTAGAAGCATTACCAAATTTTTCTTCAAAGTATGGTTTCATTTCTTCAAATACTTCATGATTTACAGGTGAAGTAGCTGAGTTATCCATATATATCATATAATTTCCTCCTAATAATAAAATAATAATGATTTCTAAATTTTGAATTTTTATAAAAAATATAACCCATGTTATATTTTATAACTATAGTTATTATAAACTATCCAATATATAAATCTTTTTGTAGAATTTATAAAAATTTATAAAAATTAAAGAATATATAACTCGTGTTATATTTTATAACTATGGTTATATTATATTTAATAATATATAAATCTTACCAATATTTAGAAAATATTGAAAAAAATCTTATACAAATAATAATAAAAATTTAAAAAAAATAATAACTGTAAAAAATAAACTTATATAAAAAATAAATAATTTTAAGATAAAAAACCAAATAAAAATATTTATTAAAAAGCTTAAGTTAATACATATAAATTTTTTAATTAAAAAAATAATTGAAAATATAATTTATTTAAAATATAATACTATATACAATAATCCTATTAAAAAATATAATTTACTTAAAAATATAATATTTTAAGATAACCTTGTTAAAATTCTTCTAATTTTAAAAAAAAATTACATAGATTTAAATTTCAACTATAAATAATGCATATATTATTAAAAAATAGAATTTCAATAAAAGCAAAAAGAAATAGATCTTAAATTAAAAATTTCAATAAAACCAAAAAATAAGCAAAATAATAAGTAAAAATTAAAAATCTAGAAAATGTTTAAAAAAAAGTTTAAAATGAAAAAATATCATTTTAAACTATTGTATTGTTTATTTAGAGATAATTTAATATAAAACTGGTTAAAACCATTTTATCTTAAATGACTTTTTTTAAAAAATTTTAAAAATTAATACGTTACGTATTATTGTTTCTAGTTTTGAGTTAATCAAAACATTATCAATTAAATATAATTATATGTGTTTAAATGTTTTAAGACATTAAGCTTAATATATTGGGGGTATTATATTTTAAGGTCAATGTAAATAATATATGGGGTATATTATATTTTAATTAATATAAGTATAATTATATAATAATTGATTTATTAATGTGTATTAGTTAAATTAGATAACTAATAACAATATTTTATAGATTAGAATAAGGTGCTTCTAATCTATATTTTTTAAGAAATTAGATAATTTGGGGCAATATCTAATAACTATTTTATTGAAAGTTAATTTTACAAATTTTGTTTCTAATTTTACAATTTTTATAAATTAAATTTCATGCATATTTAATTTAATTTAAACTAAGACCTTAAAAACTAACTCACAAAAATTTTTAAGGTAATATTTTAGAAGAATTGTAGAAAACTTCTAAATATTGAGGTTAATTTCTTTTGAGAAAGATTAAATATTAAGGATCGAATTTTAATTTAATAAACTTGAATATTACCTCCCTTTAATTTATAATGTATAATAATAAAAAAATAATAATCTAAATTTTTAATAAACTTAAATATTACCTCCTTTAATTTAAAATACTAATAATAAAATAATAATAATCTCATTTACTATTTATTAACATCTTTTATTATTATATAAGCATTCAACCACTAAAAGCTTGATTCGTAAGATATTGGATTATATATAAATTTTAAAGTGAAATATGGCTAAGAAATATAGTAAGGATTAATCCAATTCTTATATATCTTCTATAGTCTACAGTACTCTAAAATAAATATAATTTTAAAAGATGACATTTTATAAACCTAATTATATATTTACTTTGTCTAATGCTTGATCGAAATCAGCAATAATATCTTCAATATTTTCAAGACCAGTAGATACTCTAATAAAGTCAGGAGTTACTCCTACTGCACGTTGTTCTTCCTCAGATAATTGTGAGTGAGTAGTACTTGCAGGGTGAATAACTAATGTTTTTGCATCTAAAATATTTGCAAGGTGTGAAGCAAGTTTTACATTTTTAATAAATTCAAGTGCTTGATCATGACCACCTTTAATTCCAAATCCTAAAATTGCACCATAATATCCTGGGTCATCACCAGTTCCTTCAGGATTACCTAAATATTTTACTGCTGTTTCATGTGAAGGATGTGATTTTAATCCTGGATAATTTACCCAAGCAACTTTTGGATGTTGTTCTAAGTGTTTTGCAAGAGCAAGAGCGTTTTCAGAATGTTTTTTAATTCTTAAATCTAAAGTTT is a genomic window of Methanobrevibacter wolinii SH containing:
- the nifS gene encoding cysteine desulfurase NifS, with product MYMDNSATSPVNHEVFEEMKPYFEEKFGNASTLYDLGRISQRAVHHAREQVADLINADVDEITFTSGGTESDNMALKGIALKQHSKATEDNAKNHIITTAIEHPAILETCRFLEKYGFEVTYLPVDSDGIVDLDALEKAIKKETILISVMHANNEIGTVEPIKEIGEIAHKHNVLFHTDAVQSAGKVPIDVKDQNVDLLSISSHKLYGPKGVGAIYIKKGVRLEKLIHGGGQEKGLRSGTENVPGIVGFGKACEIAKRDMEKNNAHLTKIRDKIIKRVTEEVPEAYVNGSLEHRLPNNVHLRFSGIEGESLLLRLDAKGIQSATGSACSSRKLEPSHVLTAIGLEPALAHGSLRLSLGLENKYEDTDYVVDSIEEVVDGLRKMSPLWDYENSKYIEIDADDVY
- the nifU gene encoding Fe-S cluster assembly scaffold protein NifU, translating into MEEYTDKVMDHFAHPRNTGVIENPSGEATVGNPTCGDLMTFYIDVDDNDVITDIKFKTFGCGAAIATSSMITEIAIGKTVDEAYKITRKDVADDLDGLPKIKMHCSNLASDALRAAIDDYRAKKGKEDNA
- a CDS encoding MBL fold metallo-hydrolase, with product MRIIFLGTGGGRFATISQKRMTGGFRIDNINGFNLHVDPGPGGLIRTLQYGLNPTKLNGIFVSHCHTDHYNDAEILIEAMTKGMTKNKGCIIGSKSVMEGHEKWGPCISNYHKSHSKNYTIEPGKEIDFGKFKMKGTKTIHGDPYGTGFQLKTKNICISYTSDTRYYDELADYHKGADILIGSILRPGDNGLKGHMCSDDFINLINEVKPKLAIMTHFGFKMLKHNPKDEAKRIKHKTGVKTIAASDGLSIDIDFKNVNKSYLSKSKIRAVPGKHYKNIFNY